The genomic segment GTTGCGGCGCTGCCAGGTGACGCGGCCGCGCACCTCGATCGGCGCTTCGAGCGGCACCGGCTTGCGAAAGCGCACGCTGACGCTCGCGGTGACGCCGCGATGTCCCGCGTAGCCGGCTGCGTGCGCCATCGCCTCGTCGAGCAGCGCCATCACGATGCCGCCGTGGGCGATGCCGCGCCAGCCTTGA from the Candidatus Binatia bacterium genome contains:
- a CDS encoding PaaI family thioesterase; translated protein: QGWRGIAHGGIVMALLDEAMAHAAGYAGHRGVTASVSVRFRKPVPLEAPIEVRGRVTWQRRNVLGVEAGIVGADGELLARAEGSFVSRGRLEAADDRRNPFIQS